The sequence below is a genomic window from Ipomoea triloba cultivar NCNSP0323 chromosome 2, ASM357664v1.
TTTGGAAGTAGGagtagtattttccttattAGATAAAATTGTGTCAGATAACATAATTAACAACTCTGGCCAGGTTGAAGATCTTAGGAATAGTATACTCTGGCTTGTGCTAAAAGTTTTACTTGCAAAAACATAACAGAGACAAGAATAAAAGAagacaagaaaaataaatcattaaatcCCTCACCAGGTAGGCAATCCAAGTAGCTTTCccctttcaagtttcaagtcaCAGAATGCAATATGGGATCAACAGCATAAAGCACTAGGTAGCAACGCCTAGTCGTCTGGCTTTCGTCATACATCTAGCCTCCTGTTACAAAATTTTAGATTGGTTAGAGAAACAAGTTCGCTTCAAGCAATTAGATAAGGAACAGAACCATTAGAGAGACCAACCGCATTCAAGCTTAAGAGTAAGCTTCGAGTCCAAAGACGGATGTCTGTACTTCTTTGGAAACCGGCCCTTAACAATTGATCTCCTGCCTACATATGTGGACTCAAAGACTCTGAAAGCAAAAGAATTGGTTGTCAAAACAAACTCTGCCATAACTGAACTACAGCAAACAGaagcaaattaaattttctCCACTCCTCatcatttatcattttatttaaacaGTGCGCCATTCAAAATCTTTAGAGAGAAACCATATATGTGCCTGGCCGAGAAAAAAGGGAAtgaaaaaacaaaggaaaaaactaaaaaagCTTAAAATAATATGCATATGAAAGATGCATAAATTCCCAGCAACACTTCAACTATTATTCAAAATTCCGTATCATAAATATACATGTTCCTAGCATAATAAACCCTTAAATTAtgttagcaaaaaaaaaaaaaacatacatatgaTTCCTTTGCTAAAAACATGTACTAATCAAAGACATGGAAAATGAGCTAAAATACATCAGAAATTGCAGAACTCCATTCTATACCCAATTCTAacaaatatttttgagaaagttAGACACAGACCTGAAAGAGATGTCGCCGCCGAGGTGGAGATGTCGTTGCCAAATGCCAAGTTTCGAGAGAAATGGAGAAGAGAAAATACGCCGACACCGTCAACTGTGCAATGCCTCTGTTCAACGCGCCGCCGTCATGGAGAAGGGAGGAGGGTGTggcgagagagagagaaagagaaagacgGTGTGGCGTGGCTGcgagaaggagaagaagggcggcgagagagaaagagagaggggTGTAGTGCCGCTAGAGCAGGGGCAGTTTCAGGAATATCTTAAAGTTGGGGTACAAAtctaaaacttttaaaaatttcacGACGAAAATTATTTAtgatgaaatataaaattattaaattaaattacatcTCATCTCtattaatatgatattcataaatattttttattttaattagattaactatatatatttttagattaatttgATTATGATGACGCACAACTGAAATTCTTAGTACATTGacttattttgtataaattagttaatcaatttaaataattattaccaCACATATTGCATTATAATTCTTACAATTCATATACTCCGTAAAAAATAGAGATATTTACAATGAAAaatttatatctatactattaataaaaacaaaatcatccattttaactttccgcccaaaacactcctattaaggtttgcgtaatatgttaatacaactcctattcgtactacaattatgcattaaaatatggtaatacaatttgtaataaaatatattcttccatacttccatattcgtaatacaattctagataaAAATTACTGatagtaataatacagtacatatattttcctacaacgcaatctatactattaataaaaacaaaatcttccattttaactttcaacccaaaacactcctatacttgcgtaatattgtaaaatatgtttttttttttaaagctgtaaaatatgttaatacaattgcTATTCATACTATAAtcgtacattaaaatatggtaatacaattctagattaaaattactgatcgtaataatacagtacatatatttccctgcaacgcaatctatactattaaaacaaacaaaattatcaattttaacttcccgcacAAAACATTCTTATACTATTAACGTTTGCGTAgtattgtaaaatatgttaatacaattcctattcgtactacaattgtacattaaaattataaaatatggtatacaattcgtaataaaatatattattccctatttccctatttgtaatacaattttagattaaaattactaatcgtaataatacaatatatatatttccctacaacggaatctatactattaataaaaacaaaatcatccattttaacttcccgcctaaaacactcctatactattaaggtttacgtaatattgtaaaatatgttaatacaattcctattcgtactacaattgtacattaaaatatggtaatacaatatattcttccctattCGTAGAttaattactaatcgtaataatacagtacatatatttccctgcaagctcattttgagatttgatttgcacccctacgtgtgagagagagcctctatgctatacaattcggCCGAGCACACCCCAACATAAAAAACCACCGAGCCGCCTCTGACCGCCGCACGCCACTGCCGAGTCGCCGCCACCAATCTCGGCCGAGTTCACCCCTCATCTAATTTTCTACGATATTCTCCCTTAGAGTGGGGTTAGTAGTCCTTCTATCAAGGTTACCACGCCTCTCCATCGACCTTTAGTGGTACGACCTCTTCGTGCCATTATGCCTTTAACTATCCCCGACCCCACCAACCTTAATATGTACATCGAGCTTGACCTGGCCATGCCCCGTGGGGCCACGGCCTCCCTTGATGACTATGACATAGcacttcaaataatatacttgtAATACCCACTATCTTAGAAATGGAAATATATCTATGTTTATTAAATGAGGTCAACAAGTTAAAGcttattaaattttgatattggataaaattactaattaccCTTCCTTACCCTTAAAGGTTAAGGAATCACTTGGTCTTGGATAAACATCTCATTTGAAAGAAGATAAGGAGAGTTGACTAGAGAGATAGGGGAAGGAAAAACCTTGAAGCTTTGATCTCCATCCTCTTCAAGCTTAGGTCTCAAGTTATTGAAATATTCTAGGTGAATTTGACCTCCATATTTCACTCTGTTTGAGTTTGGTTTATCATTGGAGCCCTAAGATTGATGTTTCAAAATATTAGGGATTTTGACAAGGAGTATTTGGGTAAGCTAAATAGCTAAGATTTGGATGTTTTAGGTAAGTGTTTAACtcttctctccttattttgcaAAACCCATAACCTATTTTAGAATTTCTACTATTTTGAATACCCACTTTAGGGTTAGTATGGGTTAAAATATTTTGTGCTTTTGAGATATTATGACTCAAGCTAGTTATGATTGTTAAAGTGTGATTTTTCAGTATTATTCGATTTATGGGTATGATTTGTACTAAGGTGTTTTGCTCTAGAAGAGGACCAAGTAATTTATGTgacaattattagtttatgattTCATATTTGTTTTGCCAAGTTATGAGTTATGCGGATTTTATATTACTTTTAGATATATGCTCTGTCATGTGATTTTTAAGGAAATGATTTTTGTTACATACAGTgggctatttgattataagaattattttgATTGTTTAGCCAAACTCATGAGGCAACCTACATTTTGTCGTTTGTTTTGTTCGGCTTGGAACGTTCGTAAATATTCATTCCGAATCGTTGAGTCTTTTTGAACCATTATGCCAATAATGGTCTGTGCGACAGGATATAATGGTGGTTGTAGGTTGCCAATGCGTCATAGATTAAGGAATGATTTGAGCTTTTGAAAGTATTGTGCTATGAAATAATGTTGATTACTTGATGCCCATGTAcctaaattttctattttgggAACTTGTGTACaatatgatagaatttattatgAATTTGGTATAGTTAAAAGATTGAGATTTGCATCTATTTATTACTCTAAAGCTTATTGTATTATACTAAGGTTACTTGATCCGAGGTTGAGAAGAGTATCACTTACTGGACATTAGatcattatttctattttttcctCATGTTTCAGAGTAGTTAAGAACATGTGAATAACACGAGCACATGTGGTGGGGTATTGAAGGTGGCTTTTGAAACTAGGAGACTTAGTCCTAGTATTGGAGTTTATTACTGATTTTTGTTTATTAGATATTTCCTTCAACCCTTTATATTCTTGGTAAACCATTATGCTTGGTTTTGGTGCTTGTGATGTATTCTGGACATACTACTattgattaaaaatatttattagtggATTTGATGAGTTTTGGGAAGAACTAgttgattatattttgatatcttGAATTGTGAAATATTGTGTATTCAATTGAAATTATGAAGATTTCGTGGGGTATTCACGTAATGATACGGTCAGATCATGTCCTAGAAGTGGGGCGTGACAATACTTttcctgaatacaatgtacattttttaatatgctaaaagtatattatttgtgtactaaatgtatattattaatgatatgattcacacaataataattggaaATGATTTCATACGTGCTTAACTTATAATCTTATGGCCCTCAAATAAATACGATTATTCACTAATCGAATTTATACTGTTGCCCTTCAAATTTTCGATTATTCTCAAATACACCCGATAAGGTGTCTGATATTTCTCCACCGACCCAAACTGCTGTATCAAAATGTGTGTGCTAACGATTCGACGGCTCTTCACCATGAACGCGAAGAGTTCTTCGATTCGAGCTCTTTATGATCTCTCCAAGAAGACCTTCACGCCATCTGTAACTCTCCAACCATCTCCTCAAGCCATCCACAAGCTCTCTTCCTTACTTggtacttaatttttttttttttttcatttagaaaaatatatttccaTGCTTCTTTGTTCttagttaattataaatctattcCGATGATTTAAATCTTTGATTCTGTTGAGATTCtgtgaattaattttattttatttaagtaAGGTTGTTTCTGTTGTTCAATGTTGATATATGGACAGTGAATATTGGGTAATGCTGATAGAAAagagaaattaaatatacaaaaaattattattattttttttttgggatttaaTGGATAATCATGTTTGTAATGAGATGCATTTGTTTGGATAATCAACAATTACAAAATCTTTTTCTCATTTCTGAAAGGGAATTGGAGTGCTCTAATAATTTATTTGGAAAGTGTGTGACAAATTTGTTTTACTTTGCGCTGTTTAGCTTACTTTTAAAAAGATTGCTTATACAGCTGCATTTAGATAAAATAATGGAATAAACTAATAGGAACATAGTAATATTCTGCAACTATAACTGTATTAAGTAGAAATTTTCACCTTTTGGGGATTCATATGTGTATTCCTTGTGCTATATGTGTTTtgatgacacattttatggttTTTGTAGATACAATTGGCCCAGAAGATGTTGGGCTGAAAGATGAAAGTCAAGAGGATGAGAGGGGCCATGGTCTTTTTGGAATTAATGTATTTAACCGAGTGGATAGATGGGCTCAACCAATAACATATGTAGATATCCACGAGGGACAAAGCTTTACAGTAAGATCTTGTCTGCAAATCTGACTTCTGCTATGGATGCAAGAAAGGCTATCTATATTGACTGCACAATTTTGTAGCATGTAGGTAACACCTCTAGGTAAGGGTAAATTCCAGttccaaattaaataacatgTAGGTAACACCTTTAGCAAGGTATGAGTTTCGGTTCCAAGTTAAATAGATTGCTCTTCCATTCACAATAACCTTAGAAAACTCTTAATTTAATGAGGCCCGACTTTCTTGTttgttcatttttcttcttggcGAGAAGAGCAATTGGTATACTTTATATGGTAGTgtaaagggaaaaaaaagtgaTAGAACCTCTAGCATTTGGGAGtggatataaaatattaaagtggGTGAGTTATTTATTCAATTAGTTGGTCTTCATTAATTCTTATTCATTATACTCTAAATAAGGCCCCTTGCTTCAAATTCTTGTTTTGTAGAAATATCTGAAGATACTTTTCTCATGCATGTATGAACATTGTGGCTCCCACTTGAAAGAATGTCCTTGCAGTTCTTTGAGGCTTCACAGCTTCTAACAgtgtcaacaaaatcattacCTTTGGGATGTGAGAACTGTGAATATAGTCATTTCCAtagatgtgtttttcttttcttcttttgaaTGCTTTGTTGAGAAACTTCTAGCTTTCTTTTGTAGAATTATAGCATTGTGTTACAAATATGCAGGATTCCATTATGCAGGTAAGTACCGTTATTTATCATCTCAAGATGGGATTCGACTTTGTTTTCTCTGATAGAACACTTCTTCGGTTGGAACTTTCATTTCCCATCAAATACATTAAACTATTAAATGGACTGGCTAAGATAGCATACATGGCCATCCTTGATCCAAGGAATTTTGCATCACTTGGTTTAGTGCAAAATGCAATTTTTTAATAGGAAGGCAGTCATACTTTTGCAATTGCATTCCTCAGCTCTGCAATTTCTTTGACAATTTTATCCCTTTTTATTATTAAGATCTATGCCCTGTATGCAATTTTACTTGCTTAGTTTGTACTCCAAGTGTTTTAGTATAATCCATTAAAATACTTGCTGGATTTGATGGGACTCTGTTCTCCTGTTCTTCCTTAAAATGAAATGTGTAGTTAATTTCTAGCTAGCTTTTAGGCCAAATTATGTATTTACCCTGCAGATGTGCATATTTTGCTTCCCCACTTCTGCCGTTATTCCTCTGCATGATCACCCTGGAATGACAGTCTTGAGCAAAGTTCTCTATGGCTCCTTGCATGTAAAAGGTTATGATTGGGTTGAGCCACCTTGCATCCGGAAAAGTGAGCAAACAGGTCAACCTGCAGGTTAGCTTACAAACCTGTTTTGATGGTCAAAGAGCTTATTAATCTTTATTTGTGAACTTGTTTTAGTTTGGTTGTCTGGTTGAAACATCCTGTGTTCCAATTTCCTACATGGAAGTTGTAGAAGCATCAAGTTGAGAGGTTCCTTATTAAAATTGTGTCTAAGATATAATTTTACTGTTTGATCTAAATATTTCTTAGTTTGTTTCCATTTCCAAAGCCATTTTAACTACTTCAACTGCTCCTATACCTTTGCAGTGAGATTAGCTAAGCTGTCTGTTGATAGAGTTGTGACGGCACCTTGTGGTCCATCTGTTTTGTACCCCAAAAGTGGAGGAAATCTGCACTGTTTTACCGCTGTCACACCTTGTGCCGTGCTTGACATTCTTGCCCCTCCTTATGATGAAGCTGCCGGCAGAAGATGCACCTACTACCATGATTACCCTTATTCCAGCTTTGGTGTGTAGTTCTTTCTCATGTCTTTCTCTCCTGCTTTTAGCTTCAGAATAGGAGTGATTCTCCTGTGAGACAGTCCCTCACGGGTCTTTATCCGTGAAATGGGTTAGATCaagatagaaatgtaatacttatactgaaaaatgcaatactaatccGGAATAAAGTATTCCTtagttacttataagggaaaatgtaatacttttgaggaaaaaaataatattttaaaatcaaaatgtaaaagtattacatttttcttcaaaagtattacgcttctccttataagtaaaaaacactttattcatgattagtacttatactagaaaatgtaatactaatactagAAAAGTATGGCTAACCCCTcgctggattgtaggcacctctattgggtgaGACAGTTGGCCTGGAAATTTAGGGCTGCTCCATaccttaaatctccaggccagctgtcccacccaatagaggtgcctacaatccagcgAGGGGTTAGCCACTGTGTCCGACGGTGGAGACTCTGGGTTACACCCAAAaaatgattagtattacattttctagtataagtactacattttcatattaactCGACTTGTCTCACGGACAAGGATTCGTGAggcgatctcacacaagtttttgccttagaATGGGAAGCCTAGGCATTGGGATAAGATACATTAGTACTTTGGTTATATATTTCGAAATTTACTCTGCAGGTGCAGGAAATGAAGATGCTATTGTCAATGGAAAAGAAGATGAGTATGCATGGCTTACTGCAACTGATACACCGGACAATCTCTATATGCGCTCGGGAAGGTACATGGGTCCGGCCATTCAAACTTAGTAGAGCAGCCAGAAACTCAGGAAGATATCCAAGCTCTACTAATGGAAGATGTTTATGAACTCTTTTACAACATGGGCATAGATTAGGAATTCCCAGTTGTCAAAATTTGCATCTTCGGAGGAATCCTAGTATGTTTCCCAGCAAGATTGTAGGAAAATCTTGTTACTGGGCAGTGTATTAGATTCTGCTAGAAGTTGCAGGATTATTATCATATAACCAGTTATATACTACTCgttctgtctcattttacttgTTCTTTTGAGAGAAAAAGCATTAGATTCAAGATGAGAGATCACAATAAAGAGAGTTACAGATAAAGTTAGGAGGGTCACCCCTCCATATGATTTACATTAGAAATAGTCCCGAGCTAGCAGTGGACTACTCCATTCGCATAACGTTTAACAAAAGAGATTGTTACATTATCAAATTGTCCCAGTAAATCTTGAACATCTAGGATTAGGGGTGGGTGTTTAGGAatttggtttaaattttttttttctgttgtgctattggtattaaaaaaaaaaatgataccattcgaTTTAACATTATAGTTCGGTTTGGTTTCGGTTCAATTTGAAAAAGTTCAGTTTCGATTTGTAATTAGATTGGTTCGGTTTAAGAACCCTAATTTTCAATATTCGAATTTTTCAAATACATTACCAAAGAATACATATTGACATAGTTTAAATCCAAAGTCTAatcattatataacaaaataacaattcaaagttcaaacacagTACTAAGTACGTAGTACTAATTATCAAACATCAATTGGCTTTATTGGCTCACTTAGAATGTTTTGTTGACAAGATGAAAAATCATCCATCTGTATACTTAATATTCCATCTGTATACTTAATATTTGGAGAACAAGTGTCAAATActgtatagttaatttttaaacacATTATGTCATTGCTTAgcaaaatatattttcagtgcACTGGGAATATGTATTAGAAATAATTCTAGTGCACTGGAAATATATCTCCAAGCACtataaatcaaaattagaatACATTAATTTCATAGAAACATGAAACTAAGGAAAATACTGGATATTGTAAGAATAACTCAAGCTAGAGATAATTGTGAGGCAAAGAATAATTGCGTCAAACAACAAAACtgcaaagtagagaacaagccataaagaaatcaaataaaaatttaaagagaTATACCAGTGAGAATATGAGCTAAATGGTGGAATAGGCATCAAGGgacttggatttattattattattattattattattattattactattattattattattatttaattttaaaaaaaacgaaTGGTATTCGGTTTGGTATACAAGAATCAATTATTGTTCAGTTGTTTGGTATATTACCGAACTGAACCGTTgaggcgactgttgactctttgtgcttcaataggttgagaaaagtagctatgaacatatactacattgtaacagagtcagtagtactcaaaaaatttaCCGAACCGAACTTGTCGGGATTACCGAACCAAACAAGTTTGGTTCGGGAAAATCGAACCGAATTGCCTACCTCTATCTAGGATAACAAGATCGAACGACGAGGCTTGACTCTCAGAACTGAGCGACTTGACCACAGTTTGGGCATCCGATTCAACTTGAAATTTGTTGTAGTTGAGTGTTTTAAGCCACCTAAGAGCCTCCCGAATCACCAAATCCTCCGATCCACTTCCTTGGAGAACAAAAACCAAACCTTGAAACGCTAGAAGCTGCTAAAAAAATACCTTCGTCATTATGACGGGACCCAACCAAAACCCATTTATTACCATTGACTCTCACAATTGCAACCGCCACACCATGGAGCTCACCGCTTTGTTCAGCTTGTTGAATCATTTTACTTgttctatttactattcatgggtgaaatcaactcttttttttttaatttatttttgttagtattatattataatttttaaatttaattttttttaatagtacttCGAACTTTAATGtaattgttaatatatgttttttttttaaatttaatattatgaaaatttgaattgtaaataatttaagtAATATCTCGTTAATTGAATTAGACATATAAAATAGGCCGGAGGAGGGAGTATCTTGAATGTATTTGAGTAGTTTTAATGGCCATAATTCATGTGTTTTTATTATACTTAACAGCTGCTCACTTTGAAATGAAAATCCTTTTTGAGTTCATAGAAAGAGtaattatttataagaaaaatgatATCTTTCTGCATAGAGCATTTGGTATTCATGTCATTGGGAGACTAATTTAGATCCAACTTGGTGCTTATATGGGAAATAAAAATGCTgatctattaattattaattggaTAGTCATAATGAGAAATAAATCTTTGAAAACATCAATTGATCTGACAATTATTATGTTATAATTTTAGTACATGAAAACATTTTAAAGACTTCTGTCTTAAAAAGTAATTTcattctaaatttatttatggGATATGGACATATGGTAAAGAAATATAGGACAAAATCATTGGATTTCTAACATGAAAATTGTTAATTGAAGTGGAAATAAGATTACTAAAAAAGAGTAGATCGACAAAAGATAATTTcattctaaatttatttatggGATATTAGGACAAAATCATTGGATTTCTAACATgaaaattgttaattaattgAACGGGAATAATATTACTAagggaattgaattgaatgaaaatagtcaaatagacccataaattttacttaaaaagtCAATTCTAtccttaa
It includes:
- the LOC116011220 gene encoding plant cysteine oxidase 3, with the translated sequence MCVLTIRRLFTMNAKSSSIRALYDLSKKTFTPSVTLQPSPQAIHKLSSLLDTIGPEDVGLKDESQEDERGHGLFGINVFNRVDRWAQPITYVDIHEGQSFTMCIFCFPTSAVIPLHDHPGMTVLSKVLYGSLHVKGYDWVEPPCIRKSEQTGQPAVRLAKLSVDRVVTAPCGPSVLYPKSGGNLHCFTAVTPCAVLDILAPPYDEAAGRRCTYYHDYPYSSFGAGNEDAIVNGKEDEYAWLTATDTPDNLYMRSGRYMGPAIQT